In Armatimonadota bacterium, the following proteins share a genomic window:
- a CDS encoding 1-deoxy-D-xylulose-5-phosphate synthase yields MDPVYPHLERIVSPADLKSMTDKELLEVAAEVRQAILDNVSRTGGHFSSNLGTVELTVAMYAAYNMPPDKVVWDTGHQAYPHKLLTGRLPRFETLRQYKGLSGFLKRDEHELDVFGAGHAGTAISAALGFAAARDRKNGKEKVVAVTGDAAICAGMSWEALNHAGELQTDICVILNDNRMSIAPNVGALTTYFNRLRSRPYVQGLARHAKKVIEKIPGPAPRIAAGLRHGVTHYFAPEETGTIFEEMGFEYIGPVDGHDLPTLLEIFRNIQEARYPVFVHAITVKGKGYEVAEENATKWHGVTPFDLSECEMPLKAGRPTYTSVFGDAMVELGEAESKVVAITAAMPDGTGLNAFKAKLPGQYYDVGIAEQHAVTFAAGLAAAGDKPFCAIYSTFLQRGYDQVLHDVCIQNLPVRFAMDRAGLVGDDGPTHHGAFDISFLTHIPNMALCAPRDTTELREMLRFMAGFDSGPVAIRYPRGEAPENLPESRTAIEFGKCEVLGVPGTPRGAEDRVDAVVVAAGSMVTEAWAAASQLAETGLRALVINARWCKPIDWETVADWLKPSTLLVTVEENVRAGGFGQQLTDLLVENERLPRRVTIMSLPDAWVTHGKQPIIRGEWGLDAVGIVAAVQAGVLGRGLA; encoded by the coding sequence ATGGATCCGGTCTACCCGCACCTTGAGCGAATCGTCAGCCCCGCAGATTTGAAGTCCATGACGGACAAGGAGCTGCTGGAAGTTGCGGCCGAAGTGCGCCAGGCGATTTTGGACAACGTGAGCCGGACAGGCGGGCACTTCAGTTCCAACCTCGGCACGGTGGAACTGACCGTTGCGATGTATGCGGCATACAACATGCCCCCGGACAAAGTGGTTTGGGATACGGGCCACCAGGCCTATCCCCACAAGCTGTTGACGGGCCGGCTGCCGCGGTTTGAGACCTTGAGGCAATACAAGGGCCTGAGCGGCTTCCTCAAGCGGGATGAACACGAGTTGGATGTTTTCGGAGCCGGGCACGCTGGCACAGCCATTTCGGCGGCATTGGGTTTTGCGGCCGCGCGGGATCGCAAAAACGGCAAAGAAAAGGTCGTTGCCGTTACCGGTGATGCCGCGATTTGCGCCGGGATGAGTTGGGAAGCGCTCAACCACGCTGGGGAACTGCAGACCGACATTTGCGTGATTTTGAATGACAACCGCATGAGCATCGCCCCGAACGTGGGCGCGTTGACTACCTATTTCAACCGGCTCCGGTCACGGCCCTATGTGCAGGGTTTGGCCCGACACGCCAAAAAGGTAATCGAAAAGATCCCTGGCCCGGCACCCCGGATTGCCGCCGGATTGCGCCATGGCGTGACCCACTACTTTGCTCCGGAAGAAACCGGGACAATTTTTGAAGAAATGGGTTTCGAATACATTGGCCCGGTGGATGGCCACGACCTGCCGACTTTGCTTGAGATTTTCCGGAACATCCAAGAAGCGCGCTACCCGGTGTTCGTGCATGCGATCACGGTCAAAGGCAAGGGCTATGAGGTTGCGGAAGAGAATGCGACCAAATGGCACGGTGTCACGCCGTTTGACCTTTCGGAGTGTGAAATGCCACTGAAAGCAGGCCGCCCGACCTACACCAGTGTTTTTGGAGACGCGATGGTGGAACTGGGTGAGGCGGAGTCCAAAGTTGTGGCGATTACGGCTGCAATGCCCGATGGGACGGGTTTGAACGCGTTCAAGGCCAAGCTCCCCGGTCAGTATTACGATGTGGGGATTGCCGAACAGCATGCGGTGACCTTTGCCGCCGGTTTGGCCGCCGCCGGGGACAAGCCCTTCTGCGCGATCTATTCGACCTTTTTGCAACGCGGGTACGACCAGGTTTTGCACGATGTGTGCATTCAGAACCTGCCGGTGCGGTTTGCGATGGACCGGGCGGGATTGGTGGGAGACGATGGCCCAACGCACCATGGGGCCTTCGACATTTCCTTTTTAACCCACATCCCGAACATGGCCCTTTGCGCTCCAAGGGACACTACCGAACTCCGTGAAATGTTGCGGTTCATGGCCGGATTCGATTCCGGCCCGGTTGCCATCCGGTACCCGCGCGGGGAAGCGCCGGAGAACCTCCCGGAAAGCCGCACGGCGATCGAATTCGGCAAATGCGAGGTTTTGGGTGTGCCGGGAACCCCCCGTGGGGCGGAAGATCGGGTCGATGCGGTGGTGGTTGCGGCCGGTTCCATGGTGACAGAAGCCTGGGCGGCCGCTTCCCAGTTGGCAGAAACCGGTCTCCGCGCCCTTGTGATCAATGCCCGTTGGTGCAAACCCATCGATTGGGAAACGGTTGCGGATTGGCTGAAACCATCGACCCTTTTGGTGACAGTGGAAGAAAACGTCCGGGCCGGCGGATTTGGCCAACAGCTGACCGACCTTTTGGTTGAAAACGAGAGATTGCCCCGGCGTGTGACGATCATGTCCCTTCCCGATGCTTGGGTAACGCATGGCAAGCAACCGATCATCCGCGGCGAATGGGGGCTGGATGCAGTGGGCATTGTCGCGGCAGTCCAGGCGGGAGTTTTGGGCCGGGGCCTGGCATGA